One stretch of Janibacter limosus DNA includes these proteins:
- a CDS encoding fumarylacetoacetate hydrolase family protein, producing the protein MRYVTFEVPSPVGPIERVGVLGASGSVIDINLAARQYYADRVGRRRGTAIADALVPADLIALLANLEVGQDALHRVLDDLPIEVGRTDEQGGTLVHALDSVRLFAPIPRPASIRDCSAYEQHVAAASRGSVPKRWYDFPTYYKGNPFAVLGPDTVVPVPDDSEKCDYELEYAAVIGRSGRDLSPEQALDHIAGYLIFNDVSVRDVQFREMSVGLGPAKSKDFDGSNLFGPALVTPDEWDPHVHHTMQAFVDDEEWSSGSTTTIHFPVEEIVAHISQRETLRVGDIIGTGTVGGGCGLELGKYPPRGSRVELRIEGLGSLANTWGDAPGER; encoded by the coding sequence CGAGGTCCCCAGCCCGGTCGGCCCCATCGAGCGGGTCGGTGTCCTCGGCGCGTCGGGCAGCGTCATCGACATCAACCTGGCAGCTCGGCAGTACTACGCCGATCGCGTGGGGAGACGACGCGGTACAGCCATCGCGGACGCGCTCGTCCCCGCTGACCTGATCGCGCTCCTGGCCAACCTCGAGGTGGGGCAGGACGCGCTCCACCGAGTGCTCGACGACCTGCCGATCGAGGTCGGCAGGACCGACGAGCAGGGCGGCACCCTCGTCCACGCGCTGGACTCCGTCCGGCTGTTCGCCCCCATCCCCAGGCCCGCCAGCATCCGCGACTGCTCCGCCTACGAGCAGCACGTTGCCGCGGCCTCCCGCGGCAGCGTCCCCAAGCGCTGGTACGACTTCCCCACCTACTACAAGGGCAACCCCTTCGCCGTCCTCGGACCGGACACGGTCGTGCCGGTCCCCGACGACTCGGAGAAGTGTGACTACGAGCTCGAGTACGCCGCGGTCATCGGCCGGTCGGGCCGCGACCTCAGTCCCGAGCAGGCGCTCGACCACATCGCGGGCTACCTGATCTTCAACGACGTCTCCGTCCGGGACGTGCAGTTCCGTGAGATGTCTGTGGGGCTCGGGCCGGCCAAGTCGAAGGACTTCGACGGATCCAACCTCTTCGGCCCGGCACTCGTCACACCCGACGAGTGGGACCCGCACGTGCACCACACGATGCAGGCCTTCGTCGATGACGAGGAGTGGAGCAGCGGGTCGACGACGACCATCCACTTCCCCGTCGAGGAGATCGTCGCCCACATCAGTCAGCGCGAGACCCTGCGCGTGGGCGACATCATCGGCACCGGCACCGTCGGCGGCGGGTGCGGGCTGGAGCTCGGCAAGTACCCCCCTCGCGGCTCGCGGGTCGAGCTGCGGATCGAGGGGCTCGGCAGCCTGGCCAACACCTGGGGCGACGCCCCAGGGGAGCGGTAG
- a CDS encoding TetR/AcrR family transcriptional regulator: protein MTVNTGTQTWARIVDGALTSLARRGQHKFSMTDVCAESGVSRGTLYRYFASREEVLDAIETRLDSSMREHVTEAIAADAALEHRVEVVFTAMSAHWSDFPALELLVQTEPGMVLERLGHHLDSTVDFFLDCLHPALEKASAVRDGSVTERGLVELMVHSAVSVCLLAPASDTSRSALLQDTMAGIISDAPTVRRTLAS, encoded by the coding sequence GTGACAGTTAACACCGGCACCCAGACCTGGGCACGCATCGTCGACGGTGCGCTGACCTCGCTCGCACGTCGCGGCCAGCACAAGTTCTCGATGACCGATGTCTGTGCCGAGTCGGGAGTCTCCCGAGGCACGCTCTATCGCTACTTCGCCAGCCGCGAAGAGGTGCTCGACGCCATCGAGACCCGCCTCGACTCGAGCATGCGCGAGCACGTGACGGAGGCGATCGCGGCCGACGCGGCACTCGAGCACCGCGTCGAGGTCGTCTTCACGGCGATGTCGGCCCACTGGTCGGACTTCCCGGCGCTCGAGCTGCTGGTCCAGACCGAGCCCGGCATGGTGCTGGAGCGGCTCGGTCACCACCTCGACAGCACCGTCGACTTCTTCCTCGACTGCCTGCACCCTGCCCTGGAGAAGGCGTCAGCGGTGCGCGACGGGAGCGTCACCGAGCGTGGTCTCGTCGAGCTGATGGTGCACAGCGCCGTGTCCGTCTGCCTGCTCGCCCCGGCATCCGACACGAGCCGATCGGCCCTCCTCCAGGACACGATGGCCGGCATCATCAGCGACGCGCCTACGGTCCGCCGCACTCTGGCCAGCTGA
- a CDS encoding TetR/AcrR family transcriptional regulator: MSSPSSSDTTETILDGAMRALARHGSGLSMTDICRESGVSRGTLYRYFANREEVLQAVNAKILEVNRALFDAAIAARPDPADRVEVMLHTMLDFPSLFPHMKVLFEYEPKASLDFLHREADGVIASIAGYLRPALPKSRRRGALSAEDVAELLYRLVTSSFLIPTSTAAEVEAIFMRLWSAVDPTATQGGTTRGSAAAD; encoded by the coding sequence ATGAGCAGCCCCTCCTCGTCCGACACGACCGAGACCATCCTGGACGGCGCCATGCGCGCACTCGCGCGTCATGGCAGTGGGCTGTCGATGACGGACATCTGTCGCGAGTCCGGTGTCTCGCGCGGGACCCTCTACCGCTACTTCGCCAACCGCGAAGAGGTGCTGCAGGCCGTCAACGCCAAGATCCTCGAGGTCAACCGCGCCCTGTTCGACGCGGCGATCGCCGCGCGGCCCGATCCCGCTGACCGGGTCGAGGTGATGCTGCACACCATGCTCGACTTCCCGAGCCTCTTCCCCCACATGAAGGTCCTCTTCGAGTACGAGCCCAAGGCCTCACTCGACTTCCTCCACAGGGAGGCCGACGGGGTCATCGCCAGCATCGCCGGCTACCTCCGCCCGGCCCTTCCCAAGAGCCGACGCCGCGGGGCCCTGTCGGCGGAGGACGTCGCCGAGCTGCTCTACCGGCTCGTCACCTCTTCCTTCCTCATCCCGACATCGACGGCGGCCGAGGTCGAGGCGATCTTCATGCGGCTCTGGTCAGCGGTCGACCCGACGGCCACCCAGGGCGGCACGACGAGGGGGTCAGCCGCCGCCGACTGA
- a CDS encoding aldehyde dehydrogenase family protein, translating into MDIEPQKMLIDGDLVAAASGREYDNINPATEEVLGQAPDAGADDVERAIAAARRAFDEGRWAGDPEFRARSLTQLQEKLREKADVIREAHTAEVGMPVGLAHAVGVDPPIEWLGYWPELMKSYEWEYERPPVEFMGALSKRVVRREPGGVVAGITPWNYPFQLNLAKLGAALAAGCTVVLKGAPDTPWSATLLAQAVAETDIPAGVVNIITTQDNSVAEILTTHREVDHVTFTGSTQTGRLIMRNGAETIKKVSLELGGKSAAIVLDDADLASVIPAAAGIACMHSGQGCALMTRLLVPRSLMGAASEIVKAVYSQFPYGDPNDPANMMGPLINQRQLDRVLGYMAKGKAEADLLIGGGRAEQFDKGYYVQPTAFADVSNDSTIAREEIFGPVLSLIGYDDDDDAVRIANASPYGLSGSVFSADLERGIAVAKRIRTGSIGVNGGNFTAPDTPYGGYKQSGIGREYGVEGLEDFLETKAMGLPV; encoded by the coding sequence ATGGACATCGAGCCGCAGAAGATGCTGATCGACGGCGATCTGGTCGCCGCCGCGAGCGGACGCGAGTACGACAACATCAATCCCGCCACCGAAGAGGTCCTGGGTCAGGCGCCGGACGCAGGCGCCGACGACGTCGAGCGCGCGATCGCCGCGGCCCGCCGTGCCTTCGACGAAGGGAGGTGGGCGGGCGACCCCGAGTTCCGCGCCCGCTCCCTGACGCAGCTGCAGGAAAAGCTGCGGGAGAAGGCCGACGTCATCCGAGAGGCTCACACGGCAGAGGTCGGCATGCCGGTCGGGCTCGCCCATGCCGTCGGCGTGGACCCGCCCATCGAGTGGCTCGGCTACTGGCCTGAGCTGATGAAGTCCTATGAGTGGGAGTACGAACGACCCCCGGTGGAGTTCATGGGCGCCCTGTCCAAGCGCGTCGTCCGGCGGGAGCCGGGCGGCGTCGTCGCGGGGATCACCCCGTGGAACTACCCCTTTCAGCTCAACCTCGCCAAGCTCGGCGCCGCGCTTGCGGCAGGCTGCACCGTGGTTCTCAAGGGTGCGCCCGACACGCCGTGGAGCGCGACCCTGCTCGCGCAGGCCGTCGCCGAGACCGACATCCCGGCCGGGGTCGTCAACATCATCACGACCCAGGACAACTCGGTGGCCGAGATCTTGACGACGCACCGCGAGGTCGACCACGTCACCTTCACCGGCTCGACGCAGACGGGCCGGCTCATCATGCGCAACGGGGCCGAGACGATCAAGAAGGTCTCCCTCGAGCTCGGTGGCAAGAGCGCGGCGATCGTCCTCGACGACGCCGACCTCGCGAGCGTCATCCCCGCGGCGGCCGGCATCGCGTGCATGCACTCGGGCCAGGGCTGTGCCCTGATGACCCGGCTCCTGGTGCCCAGGTCGCTGATGGGGGCGGCGTCCGAGATCGTCAAGGCCGTGTACTCGCAGTTCCCGTACGGCGACCCCAACGACCCGGCCAACATGATGGGCCCGCTCATCAACCAGCGTCAGCTCGACCGGGTGCTCGGGTACATGGCGAAAGGGAAGGCCGAGGCCGACCTGCTCATCGGTGGTGGGCGCGCGGAGCAGTTCGACAAGGGCTACTACGTCCAGCCGACCGCCTTCGCCGATGTCAGCAATGACAGCACGATCGCGCGCGAGGAGATCTTCGGCCCGGTGCTCTCGCTCATCGGGTACGACGACGACGACGATGCGGTCCGGATCGCCAACGCGTCGCCCTACGGACTCTCCGGCTCGGTCTTCAGCGCCGACCTCGAGCGCGGCATCGCTGTTGCCAAGCGCATCCGGACCGGCTCGATCGGGGTCAACGGTGGCAATTTCACCGCCCCCGACACGCCCTACGGCGGCTACAAGCAGAGCGGCATCGGCCGCGAGTACGGAGTCGAGGGCCTGGAGGACTTCCTCGAGACCAAGGCGATGGGTCTCCCCGTCTGA
- a CDS encoding SDR family NAD(P)-dependent oxidoreductase, producing MTGTGLLADKIALITGGGAGIGRGIVTRFLAEGAKVVVAEYDEERCSTLRDDYAGNDSLHVVRTDVREKEQVLAAVQAAVDTFGGLDILVNNAFTLSPRVLLEHKTDDMLDGTLHAGLWAAWWGMQAARPIMAERGGGAVVNFYSIDVETAAWLNSDYVVTKSALLGLTRSSAHEWGRFGIRVNSIAPTAMGTHFNALAAEHPGFAEASAARKPLGRNGDPELDIAPVVVFLASEMSRFVTGELIHADGGLHMPGYDSRPADLGALGG from the coding sequence ATGACCGGCACCGGGCTGCTCGCAGACAAGATCGCCCTCATCACCGGGGGCGGCGCAGGCATCGGTCGTGGCATCGTCACGCGCTTCCTCGCCGAGGGCGCGAAGGTCGTCGTGGCGGAGTACGACGAGGAGCGCTGCAGCACGCTCCGCGACGACTACGCGGGCAACGACTCCCTCCACGTCGTCCGCACCGACGTGCGGGAGAAGGAGCAGGTCCTGGCCGCCGTCCAAGCTGCCGTCGACACTTTCGGCGGTCTGGACATCCTGGTCAACAACGCCTTCACCCTCTCGCCACGGGTGCTCCTCGAGCACAAGACCGATGACATGCTCGACGGCACCCTGCACGCCGGCCTGTGGGCTGCATGGTGGGGCATGCAGGCAGCTCGGCCGATCATGGCCGAGCGCGGTGGCGGCGCGGTCGTCAACTTCTACTCGATCGACGTGGAGACCGCCGCCTGGCTCAACTCCGACTACGTCGTGACCAAGTCGGCCCTCCTCGGGCTGACCCGCAGCTCGGCCCACGAGTGGGGCCGCTTCGGGATCCGGGTCAACTCGATCGCCCCGACCGCCATGGGTACCCACTTCAATGCCTTGGCCGCCGAGCACCCCGGCTTCGCCGAGGCCTCCGCAGCACGCAAGCCCCTGGGCCGCAATGGTGACCCCGAGCTCGACATCGCCCCGGTCGTCGTCTTCCTCGCCTCCGAGATGTCGCGCTTCGTGACCGGCGAGCTGATCCACGCCGACGGCGGGTTGCACATGCCCGGCTACGACTCGCGTCCCGCTGACCTCGGCGCGCTGGGCGGATGA
- a CDS encoding limonene-1,2-epoxide hydrolase family protein: MTDHHEQMVRGFLDALHVSDPDFAVLTEGLLAEDARYVPLLPLRAPVRGRAAIRTELERQYDFYTECRCDIIALASDDRFVFTERVDRVTLRRDGREVVVRVCGVFEFDDRGLVTSWREYYDSADMAEQLGQTPQEFADHMRSYARPR; this comes from the coding sequence ATGACTGATCACCACGAGCAGATGGTGCGAGGCTTCCTCGACGCGCTGCACGTGTCCGACCCCGACTTCGCCGTGCTCACCGAGGGGCTGCTGGCAGAGGACGCGCGCTACGTGCCACTCCTCCCCCTTCGCGCACCCGTACGGGGCCGCGCCGCGATCCGCACCGAGCTGGAGCGACAGTACGACTTCTACACGGAGTGTCGCTGCGACATCATCGCGCTCGCGTCCGACGACCGATTCGTCTTCACCGAGCGTGTCGACCGGGTGACGCTGCGTCGTGACGGTCGCGAAGTCGTCGTCCGGGTCTGCGGGGTCTTCGAGTTCGACGACCGCGGCCTGGTCACCAGCTGGCGCGAGTACTACGACTCCGCCGACATGGCCGAGCAGCTGGGTCAGACACCGCAGGAGTTCGCCGACCACATGCGCTCGTACGCCCGGCCCCGCTGA
- a CDS encoding ABC transporter substrate-binding protein — translation MTDLTRRSILAAIALSTPLALGACGGDDPTGSTGAAKDGGATGGTLTYVTGPEPVGLDPANLQITAGSGHGGRGYAVFGMLLGVDSEKGEVVPGIADSLESTTDLASWTLKLKDGVKFTDGTPFDAEAVKYNWERHTDPKLGSVQASIAGRIKSMKASDATTLEITLKEPLAQWPSLVAGGLTFIGSPKALKDKGKEFAGSPVGAGPFIFESWRRNDAVEYKPNPDYYAGAPKLEHLTIRSVPDEQQRADTVTSGSDMIARITNPQTAADLKTNGATVHVVDVSGGTTFIMNFQKAPFDDARVREALWLTFDHKDYNETVFGGNATTPTNYFAEGSPYFTPEVKFPEPDLAKAQQLIDEYTKDKGSVSFSIQTQQPGPAEYLQQTFQQLKGVKVKVEQLAGPTQVGNAFSGNFVASTLGIQVVTPAPQFHDEFRTGGSRNFGKYSSEVVDKALAEIEASADLDEQRKGYAKVQEQLIKDHAEMITARVNGMDVLNEGVIVPQWFSDGIPALDRASVGN, via the coding sequence GTGACTGACCTGACCCGACGCTCGATCCTTGCTGCGATTGCGCTCAGCACTCCCCTGGCCCTGGGCGCCTGCGGCGGCGACGACCCGACGGGCAGCACGGGTGCCGCCAAGGACGGCGGCGCGACCGGCGGGACGCTCACCTACGTCACCGGCCCGGAGCCGGTCGGCCTGGACCCGGCCAATCTGCAGATCACGGCGGGCAGCGGCCACGGTGGCCGTGGCTACGCGGTCTTCGGGATGCTGCTCGGCGTGGACTCCGAGAAGGGTGAGGTCGTCCCGGGCATCGCCGACTCGCTCGAGTCGACCACCGACCTGGCCAGCTGGACCCTCAAGCTCAAGGACGGCGTCAAGTTCACCGACGGCACCCCCTTCGACGCCGAAGCCGTCAAGTACAACTGGGAGCGCCACACCGACCCCAAGCTGGGATCGGTCCAAGCCTCCATCGCCGGACGCATCAAGTCGATGAAGGCTAGCGACGCGACCACGCTCGAGATCACCCTCAAGGAGCCCCTGGCCCAGTGGCCGTCCCTGGTAGCGGGCGGCCTGACCTTCATCGGCTCACCCAAGGCGCTCAAGGACAAGGGCAAGGAGTTCGCCGGCTCCCCGGTCGGCGCCGGCCCGTTCATCTTCGAGAGCTGGCGGCGCAATGATGCCGTCGAGTACAAGCCGAACCCTGACTACTACGCCGGCGCCCCCAAGCTCGAACACCTCACCATCCGCAGCGTGCCGGACGAGCAGCAGCGGGCCGACACGGTGACCTCGGGCTCCGACATGATCGCTCGCATCACCAACCCCCAGACCGCAGCCGACCTCAAGACCAACGGCGCCACCGTGCACGTCGTCGACGTCAGCGGCGGGACGACCTTCATCATGAACTTCCAGAAGGCTCCCTTCGACGACGCGCGGGTTCGCGAGGCCCTGTGGCTCACCTTCGATCACAAGGACTACAACGAGACGGTCTTCGGTGGCAACGCCACGACGCCCACCAACTACTTCGCCGAGGGCTCGCCCTACTTCACCCCCGAGGTGAAGTTCCCCGAGCCGGATCTGGCGAAGGCCCAGCAGCTCATCGACGAGTACACCAAGGACAAGGGCTCCGTCTCCTTCTCGATCCAGACCCAACAGCCGGGTCCGGCCGAGTACCTCCAGCAGACCTTCCAGCAGCTCAAGGGGGTCAAGGTCAAGGTCGAGCAGCTAGCCGGCCCCACCCAGGTGGGCAACGCGTTCTCCGGCAACTTCGTCGCCTCGACCCTGGGCATTCAGGTCGTCACACCCGCGCCCCAGTTCCACGATGAGTTCCGTACCGGCGGGAGCCGGAACTTCGGCAAGTACTCGTCCGAAGTCGTCGACAAGGCCCTGGCCGAGATCGAAGCCAGCGCAGACCTTGACGAGCAGCGCAAGGGGTACGCGAAGGTCCAGGAGCAGCTCATCAAGGACCACGCCGAGATGATCACCGCTCGTGTCAACGGGATGGATGTCCTCAACGAAGGGGTCATCGTGCCCCAGTGGTTCTCGGACGGCATCCCGGCCCTTGACCGGGCGAGCGTGGGGAACTGA
- a CDS encoding ABC transporter permease, whose protein sequence is MRFAHTAGRAVLRLLLVIVIVSFATSLLLDLVPGDPAVALLGETATPEQVAALHQELRLDDPLAVRYVAWASHAAQGDLGNSLATGESVTSVVLDRLPVTAELTLLAIMLAALIAIPVAILAAYRPEGVVDRVMNTLTSGFIASPPFLTGVFLIFIFAIKADLVPPTGWAPLSEGLGDNLQRVVLPAITLALTEAAMFYRVLRSDMITVLREDYILNARARGLPTGYILLRHALRPSSFSVLTLFGLSVGRLLSGAVVIEVLFALPGLGQLLVNSVLSRDLLVVQGVVLFMAVAYVLINRLVDVGYGLLDPRVREAAAR, encoded by the coding sequence ATGCGCTTCGCACACACAGCAGGCCGGGCAGTGCTGCGGCTGCTCCTGGTCATCGTCATCGTCAGCTTCGCAACCTCGTTGCTGCTGGACCTCGTCCCCGGGGACCCCGCGGTCGCACTGCTGGGCGAGACAGCGACTCCCGAGCAGGTCGCTGCGTTGCACCAGGAGCTACGGCTCGATGACCCGTTGGCGGTGAGGTACGTCGCCTGGGCCTCGCATGCCGCCCAAGGCGATCTCGGCAACTCGCTGGCAACCGGCGAGTCGGTGACCTCCGTCGTGCTGGACCGACTTCCCGTCACCGCCGAGCTGACCCTCCTGGCCATCATGCTGGCCGCCCTGATCGCGATCCCCGTCGCCATCCTGGCTGCCTACCGACCTGAGGGTGTGGTGGACCGGGTGATGAACACGCTGACCTCGGGGTTCATCGCCTCGCCGCCGTTCCTCACCGGTGTCTTCTTGATCTTCATCTTCGCCATCAAGGCAGACCTCGTCCCGCCGACCGGGTGGGCACCACTCTCCGAGGGGCTGGGGGACAACCTTCAGCGGGTGGTCCTCCCGGCGATCACATTGGCCCTGACCGAGGCTGCCATGTTCTACCGCGTGCTGCGATCGGACATGATCACGGTCCTTCGTGAGGACTACATCCTCAACGCCAGGGCCCGCGGTCTGCCGACCGGGTACATCTTGCTGCGGCATGCCCTGCGGCCTTCGTCGTTCTCGGTGCTCACGCTCTTTGGGCTCTCCGTGGGAAGGCTGCTGAGCGGGGCCGTGGTCATCGAGGTCCTCTTCGCCCTGCCGGGTCTGGGTCAGCTGCTCGTCAACTCGGTCCTGAGCCGAGATCTGCTCGTCGTCCAGGGGGTCGTGCTCTTCATGGCCGTGGCCTACGTGCTCATCAACCGACTGGTGGATGTGGGTTATGGGTTGTTGGACCCGCGCGTCCGAGAGGCGGCCGCCCGATGA
- a CDS encoding ABC transporter permease, whose product MSTSTEALPEPIAPPADGTSARRRRRRGILSSALLWVALAWITVMIGAALLADLLPLASYEQRIGTPRTPPGLTWPEFLGTDQLGRSVLSRVIFGARVSLAVGLVAVTAAALVGGLLGVLAGYLRGWPDRVIGLLLDSMLAFPPLVLLLAITAIQSQSFLTLTLALSLLSVPGFARLVRANTLSLSKREFVDAARLLGSSPRRVLLREVLPNVVLPVLSYGVLVLAGLIVAEGSLSFLGLGIPAPRPSWGGMIASGRPILSSSPWLTFVPAIALFLTVLSINVIGDHARRLTDKKAAAL is encoded by the coding sequence ATGAGCACATCCACCGAGGCGCTCCCGGAGCCGATCGCGCCACCGGCTGACGGAACGAGCGCCCGTCGGCGCAGGAGGAGGGGCATCCTGTCATCGGCCCTCCTGTGGGTCGCCCTCGCCTGGATCACCGTGATGATCGGCGCCGCACTGCTGGCCGACCTACTCCCGCTCGCGTCGTACGAGCAGCGGATCGGCACCCCCCGGACCCCACCCGGCCTCACCTGGCCCGAGTTCCTGGGCACCGACCAGCTCGGCCGGAGCGTGCTCTCCCGTGTCATCTTCGGAGCCCGGGTCTCCTTGGCGGTGGGGTTGGTCGCCGTCACGGCGGCCGCACTCGTCGGTGGCCTGCTCGGGGTCCTCGCGGGGTACCTTCGCGGCTGGCCGGACAGGGTCATCGGCCTCCTGCTCGACAGCATGTTGGCCTTCCCACCGCTCGTGCTGCTCCTGGCCATCACAGCGATCCAGAGCCAGAGCTTCTTGACCCTGACCCTGGCCCTGAGCCTGCTCAGCGTCCCCGGCTTCGCTCGTCTGGTGCGTGCCAACACCCTGTCACTGTCCAAGCGGGAGTTCGTCGATGCAGCCCGGCTCCTGGGCAGCAGCCCGCGGCGGGTCCTGCTGCGCGAAGTGCTCCCCAACGTCGTGCTGCCCGTCCTCTCCTACGGGGTGCTCGTCCTGGCTGGGCTCATCGTGGCCGAGGGGTCGCTGAGCTTCCTCGGTCTGGGGATCCCCGCGCCACGTCCCAGCTGGGGCGGCATGATCGCGAGCGGACGGCCGATACTGTCCTCCAGCCCGTGGCTGACCTTCGTCCCAGCCATTGCGCTCTTCCTGACCGTGCTGTCCATCAACGTGATCGGCGACCACGCCCGTCGCCTCACCGACAAGAAGGCGGCAGCCCTGTGA
- a CDS encoding ABC transporter ATP-binding protein, which translates to MSQIVDTERPEPLSGSGDPPRDLLLDVKDLSVEFDTGHGPLRAVDGISLQIRTGERLGIVGESGSGKSVAARAVMGLLPRTARTTGQIDFAGTELLGLDPNQRRTLLGADVSMVFQDPMTALNPVVRVGRQISEGLRFHGSNDRQAVREATLEMMRRVGIPDAEARLRAYPFEMSGGMRQRICIAAALICGPRLLIADEPTTALDVTIQRQILDVLTDMGRGGMSMLLITHNLGVAASRTDRVAVMYSGRVVETAPTADLFRTPRHPYTVGLMRSMPRLADAPHTRLVAIPGRQVRSAGPTQGCRFADRCASAQPKCLRIEPDLTTDDSSPDHAYACFFPRGTAHGEAALASNRAAGTTAAGLSVPEEEVSS; encoded by the coding sequence GTGAGCCAGATCGTCGACACCGAACGCCCCGAGCCGCTCTCCGGGTCCGGCGACCCACCGCGCGACCTCCTCCTCGACGTCAAGGACCTCTCGGTCGAGTTCGACACCGGGCACGGCCCCCTCCGGGCCGTCGACGGGATCAGTCTGCAGATCAGGACGGGCGAGAGGCTGGGCATCGTCGGCGAGTCGGGTTCCGGCAAGTCCGTCGCTGCCCGGGCAGTGATGGGGCTGCTCCCGAGGACCGCCCGCACGACCGGGCAGATCGACTTCGCGGGGACCGAGCTCCTCGGGCTGGACCCGAACCAACGTCGCACGCTCTTGGGCGCCGACGTCTCGATGGTCTTCCAGGACCCGATGACGGCGCTGAACCCCGTCGTCCGCGTCGGTCGGCAGATCAGCGAGGGCCTGCGCTTCCACGGCTCGAACGATCGCCAGGCGGTCCGAGAGGCCACGCTCGAGATGATGCGGCGCGTGGGCATCCCTGATGCCGAGGCGCGCCTGCGCGCCTACCCCTTCGAGATGTCCGGGGGCATGCGGCAGCGCATCTGCATCGCTGCTGCTCTCATCTGCGGCCCGAGACTGCTCATCGCGGACGAGCCGACCACCGCCCTCGACGTGACCATCCAACGACAGATCCTCGATGTCCTCACCGACATGGGCCGGGGTGGCATGTCGATGCTGCTCATCACGCACAACCTCGGGGTCGCCGCCTCCCGTACCGACCGGGTTGCGGTCATGTACTCGGGGCGGGTGGTCGAGACGGCTCCGACCGCGGACCTCTTCCGCACCCCGCGTCACCCCTACACGGTCGGGCTGATGCGTTCGATGCCTCGGCTCGCCGACGCTCCGCACACCCGCCTGGTGGCCATCCCCGGCCGCCAGGTCCGCTCGGCCGGCCCCACCCAGGGTTGCAGGTTCGCCGATCGCTGCGCATCGGCACAGCCCAAGTGCCTCCGGATCGAGCCCGATCTCACAACGGACGACAGCTCGCCGGATCACGCCTACGCCTGCTTCTTCCCCCGAGGTACGGCACATGGCGAGGCCGCGCTCGCCAGCAACCGTGCCGCCGGGACGACCGCAGCCGGGCTGTCCGTGCCCGAGGAAGAGGTGTCATCGTGA
- a CDS encoding ABC transporter ATP-binding protein, whose amino-acid sequence MTSTAEDARQGLLSVQDLVVEFPAAGGRTVHAVSGVSLEVHRGETLGIVGESGCGKSTTARAMVMLRTPTSGMIEFDGTSLAGLRPKELRRLRPHLQMIFQDPVSSLNPHRKVRDIVAEGMTVWGRPVTEEWLDALLSEVGLEPDEVKDRYPSEFSGGQCQRIAIARALALEPELLVCDEAVSALDVSVQAQVLNLLHDLKERRGLTMVFISHDLAVVRNVCDRVAVMYLGKVVEETTVDALFARPHHPYTSALLEAVPEPDPTLPVLPLELYGEAPSPLDPPSGCRFRTRCRHAQDICATEEPPLLTVADQHKVACHFAEDMPELLALPTMTA is encoded by the coding sequence GTGACCAGCACCGCAGAAGATGCCCGACAGGGCCTGCTCAGCGTCCAGGACCTGGTCGTCGAGTTCCCCGCCGCAGGAGGGCGGACGGTCCACGCGGTCTCGGGCGTCAGTCTCGAGGTGCATCGTGGCGAGACCCTGGGGATCGTCGGGGAATCGGGATGTGGCAAGTCGACCACCGCTCGGGCCATGGTGATGCTGCGGACACCAACGTCCGGGATGATCGAGTTCGATGGGACCTCGTTGGCCGGACTACGGCCCAAGGAACTACGGCGTCTGCGGCCACACCTCCAGATGATCTTCCAGGACCCGGTCTCCTCGCTGAACCCGCACCGGAAGGTCCGCGACATCGTCGCCGAGGGCATGACGGTATGGGGTCGTCCCGTGACCGAGGAGTGGCTGGACGCCCTCTTGTCGGAGGTCGGGCTCGAGCCCGACGAGGTCAAGGACCGCTACCCGAGCGAGTTCTCCGGCGGGCAGTGCCAGCGCATCGCCATCGCGCGCGCACTGGCGCTCGAGCCCGAGCTGCTCGTCTGCGACGAGGCGGTCTCCGCGCTCGACGTCTCGGTGCAGGCCCAGGTCCTCAACCTGCTGCACGACCTCAAGGAGCGCCGCGGCCTCACCATGGTGTTCATCTCGCACGACCTTGCGGTGGTGCGCAACGTCTGCGACCGCGTCGCCGTCATGTACCTGGGCAAGGTGGTAGAAGAGACGACGGTCGACGCCTTGTTCGCCCGGCCGCACCACCCCTACACGTCCGCCTTGCTCGAGGCGGTCCCCGAACCTGATCCGACACTCCCTGTCCTGCCCTTGGAGCTATACGGCGAGGCCCCGTCGCCCTTGGACCCACCGAGCGGGTGTCGCTTCCGAACGCGGTGCCGGCACGCCCAGGACATCTGCGCCACAGAGGAGCCGCCGCTGCTGACGGTCGCGGACCAGCACAAGGTCGCCTGTCACTTCGCCGAGGACATGCCCGAGCTGCTGGCCCTGCCGACCATGACCGCCTGA